From a single Nicotiana tomentosiformis chromosome 2, ASM39032v3, whole genome shotgun sequence genomic region:
- the LOC104109264 gene encoding uncharacterized protein, whose product MEATGTSRVTELYELDEFCYHAFESTRLYKERMKMMHDKRILERSFKPGDVVLLYNSRLKLFPGKLKSIWSGPFCMVEMHSTGAIKITSEDGSRKFKVNRQRLKHYQGMFEEDKLISTLYLKDP is encoded by the coding sequence ATGGAAGCAACGGGTACAAGTAGAGTCACAGAATTGTATGAGCTTGATGAGTTCTGCTACCATGCTTTTGAGAGCACAAGACtatacaaggagagaatgaagaTGATGCATGACAAAAGGATTCTTGAGCGGAGTTTTAAACCTGGAGATGTGGTATTGCTATACAATTCGAGATTGAAGTTGtttccgggcaagttgaagtcaatATGGTCAGGACCATTTTGTATGGTAGAGATGCATTCAACTGGAGCCATCAAGATTACATCGGAAGATGGCTCCCGCAAGTTCAAAGTTAATAGGCAAAGACTAAAACATTATCAAGGCATGTTTGAGGAAGATAAATTGATCTCGACCTTGTACTTGAAAGATCCTTGA